A genomic stretch from Microbacterium proteolyticum includes:
- a CDS encoding phosphoenolpyruvate carboxykinase (GTP), which produces MALADIFSSSSRTAAPAARAARPGHGVRPAVEGPGLAALTAWVDQVAALTQPDRIHWVDGSPAENDALLREMVDEGKLIKLNPEWRPGSYLARSHPGDVARLESRTYIASESEEDAGPTNNWIAPAEIRETLNGVFEGSMRGRTMYVVPFSMGAVGGPLSHIGVQITDSAYAVASIGVMTRVGTSVLQKIADGAPWVKTVHSVGAPLAPGEADVTWPCNDEKYIVHFPDTLEVWSFGSGYGGNAILAKKCFALRIASVIGRDEGWLAEHMLLIRVIDPKGKAYHVAAAFPSACGKTNLAMLRPTIPGWRVETLGDDITWIRPGEDGRLWAINPEAGFFGVAPGTGESTNVTAIETLWGNTIFTNVALRPDGDVWWEGLTDEAPPHLIDWQGNPWTPASGRPAAHPNSRFTVGAAQCPQIAEDWEAPEGVPLDVILFGGRRATNVPLVVEATDWSHGVFIGSTVSSEKTAAQEGTVGELRRDPFAMLPFCGYNMGDYFGHWLSVGQKLRFDRAPRIFQVNWFRKGDDGRFLWPGFGDNARVIDWIIRRVDGQVDAVESPIGRLPKIEDLDLSGLDLPAADLEELFSIDSRSWLAEADLTEEFYDTFGSHLPAALRAELAALRYRLQRS; this is translated from the coding sequence CCCGACCGCATCCACTGGGTCGACGGCTCGCCCGCCGAGAACGACGCGCTGCTGCGCGAGATGGTCGACGAGGGCAAGCTCATCAAGCTCAACCCCGAGTGGCGTCCCGGCTCGTACCTCGCCCGCTCGCACCCCGGAGACGTCGCCCGTCTCGAGTCGCGCACCTACATCGCCTCCGAGAGCGAAGAGGATGCCGGGCCCACCAACAACTGGATCGCTCCGGCCGAGATCCGCGAGACCCTGAACGGCGTCTTCGAGGGTTCCATGCGCGGTCGCACCATGTACGTGGTGCCCTTTTCGATGGGAGCCGTCGGCGGACCCCTCAGCCACATCGGCGTGCAGATCACCGACAGCGCCTACGCCGTGGCATCCATCGGCGTGATGACGCGCGTGGGTACCTCCGTCCTGCAGAAGATCGCGGACGGGGCCCCGTGGGTCAAGACCGTCCACTCGGTCGGTGCCCCGCTCGCGCCGGGGGAGGCGGACGTCACCTGGCCGTGCAACGACGAGAAGTACATCGTGCACTTCCCCGACACCCTCGAGGTGTGGTCGTTCGGCTCGGGCTACGGCGGGAACGCGATCCTCGCGAAAAAGTGCTTCGCCCTGCGTATCGCCTCGGTCATCGGCCGTGACGAGGGCTGGCTGGCCGAGCACATGCTGCTCATCCGCGTGATCGACCCCAAGGGCAAGGCCTACCACGTCGCCGCCGCCTTCCCGTCGGCGTGCGGCAAGACCAACCTCGCGATGCTGCGTCCCACGATCCCCGGCTGGCGGGTCGAGACGCTCGGCGACGACATCACGTGGATCCGTCCCGGGGAGGACGGGCGCCTGTGGGCCATCAACCCCGAGGCCGGCTTCTTCGGTGTCGCACCGGGCACGGGTGAGTCGACCAACGTCACCGCCATCGAGACGCTGTGGGGCAACACGATCTTCACCAACGTCGCGCTCCGCCCCGACGGCGACGTGTGGTGGGAGGGCCTGACCGACGAGGCGCCGCCGCACCTCATCGACTGGCAGGGCAACCCGTGGACGCCCGCGTCGGGCCGCCCCGCGGCGCACCCCAACTCGCGTTTCACGGTCGGCGCCGCCCAGTGCCCGCAGATCGCGGAGGACTGGGAGGCTCCCGAGGGCGTGCCCCTCGACGTCATCCTGTTTGGGGGCCGTCGCGCGACGAACGTGCCGCTCGTCGTCGAGGCGACCGACTGGTCGCACGGCGTCTTCATCGGCTCGACGGTGTCGTCGGAGAAGACCGCGGCCCAGGAGGGCACGGTCGGGGAACTGCGCCGCGACCCCTTCGCGATGCTTCCCTTCTGCGGCTACAACATGGGCGACTACTTCGGCCACTGGCTGAGCGTCGGCCAGAAGCTGCGCTTCGACCGGGCGCCCCGCATCTTCCAGGTCAACTGGTTCCGCAAGGGTGACGACGGCCGCTTCCTCTGGCCCGGGTTCGGCGACAACGCCCGCGTGATCGACTGGATCATCCGCCGCGTGGACGGCCAGGTCGACGCCGTCGAGAGCCCGATCGGACGTCTGCCCAAGATCGAGGACCTCGACCTGTCGGGGCTCGACCTGCCGGCTGCCGACCTCGAGGAGTTGTTCTCGATCGACTCCCGCTCGTGGCTGGCGGAAGCCGACCTGACCGAGGAATTCTACGACACCTTCGGTTCGCACCTGCCGGCGGCGCTCCGCGCGGAACTCGCCGCGCTCCGGTACCGCCTGCAGCGCAGCTGA